One Malania oleifera isolate guangnan ecotype guangnan chromosome 9, ASM2987363v1, whole genome shotgun sequence DNA segment encodes these proteins:
- the LOC131164474 gene encoding probable calcium-binding protein CML13, producing MGKDLSDEQVASMKEAFTLFDTDGDGRIAPSELGILMRSLGGNPTQAKLKEIIAQENLTSPFDFPRFLDLMAKHMKAEPFDRQLRDAFKVLDKDSTGFVAVSDLRHILTSIGEKLEPSEFDEWIREVDVGSDGRIRYEDFISRMVAK from the coding sequence ATGGGGAAGGATCTGAGCGACGAGCAAGTAGCGTCGATGAAGGAAGCATTCACGCTGTTCGACACGGACGGCGACGGCCGGATCGCGCCGTCGGAGCTGGGGATCCTGATGCGATCGCTGGGAGGGAACCCCACGCAGGCGAAGCTGAAGGAGATCATAGCGCAGGAGAACCTCACATCCCCCTTCGACTTCCCTCGCTTTCTCGACCTCATGGCCAAGCACATGAAGGCGGAGCCCTTCGACCGCCAGCTCCGCGATGCCTTCAAGGTACTCGACAAGGACTCCACCGGCTTCGTCGCCGTCTCCGACCTCCGCCACATCCTCACCAGCATCGGCGAGAAGCTCGAGCCCTCTGAGTTTGACGAATGGATCCGCGAAGTCGATGTCGGATCTGATGGAAGGATCCGCTACGAAGATTTCATTTCTCGCATGGTCGCTAAGTGA